The Thermosynechococcus sp. genome has a segment encoding these proteins:
- a CDS encoding NADH-quinone oxidoreductase subunit M: MLTLLIVLPVIGALLMPLLPERASRPLALITSGLTFVLSLWMLTRFDVQQPVLQFREFVPWLPPLGLNYSLGVDGLSLPLIVLGTFLTLVVVFTGEKSAHRLFYALVLLASAGISGALAAQNLLLFILFYEVELAPFYLLILIWGGQRREQAAVKFLLYTAVSGILVLAAFLAMGWLTHAPSFEYQDIRTAGLAPTTQALLLLLLVLGFGIKMPLVPLHSWLPDAYVEASTPTAILLGGVLAKLGTYGLVRFALGCFPQAWGQFSGLLALVAAIGIAYGALAAIAQKDIKRMVAYSSVGHMSYVLLAAAAHTHLSMVGAIAQMISHGLILALLFYLVGVIETKVGTRELDVLNGLLNPLRGLPTTSALLILGGMASAGIPGLMGFVAEFLIFQGSYRIFPLPTLIAVVGTGLTAVYFVIMINRTCFGRLDNATAYYPRVLWWETMPALVLTLLILFLGVQPTWLVRWSETTSAQIVAAIPEATEIVASLANS, translated from the coding sequence ATGCTGACACTGTTAATTGTTTTGCCAGTGATCGGTGCCCTCCTGATGCCGCTGCTGCCAGAGCGAGCCTCACGTCCCCTTGCCCTGATCACCTCAGGCCTCACCTTTGTTCTGTCCCTTTGGATGTTGACACGGTTTGATGTGCAGCAGCCGGTGCTACAGTTTAGGGAATTTGTGCCCTGGCTGCCGCCCCTGGGTTTGAACTATTCTTTGGGCGTAGATGGCCTATCGCTGCCCCTCATTGTTTTGGGGACGTTCTTGACCCTGGTGGTTGTGTTCACGGGTGAAAAAAGTGCCCACCGGCTATTCTATGCCCTTGTCCTTTTGGCCAGCGCAGGAATTAGCGGTGCTTTGGCAGCGCAAAATCTGCTGCTGTTTATTCTCTTTTACGAAGTTGAGTTAGCACCCTTTTACCTCTTGATCTTGATCTGGGGGGGGCAGCGTCGCGAGCAGGCGGCTGTCAAGTTTCTTCTCTATACGGCTGTCTCAGGAATTCTCGTCCTAGCTGCTTTTTTGGCAATGGGCTGGCTCACCCACGCTCCTAGCTTTGAGTATCAAGATATACGCACTGCTGGCTTGGCGCCCACCACCCAAGCCCTTCTCCTGCTGCTGTTAGTCCTAGGGTTTGGCATCAAAATGCCCTTGGTGCCCCTCCACAGTTGGTTGCCCGATGCCTATGTGGAAGCCTCAACCCCGACAGCCATCCTCCTTGGCGGCGTACTGGCTAAGTTGGGCACCTATGGGCTGGTGCGTTTTGCCCTGGGCTGTTTTCCGCAGGCCTGGGGGCAGTTTTCTGGCCTCCTAGCACTTGTTGCAGCCATTGGCATTGCCTATGGTGCGCTGGCGGCGATCGCCCAAAAGGACATTAAACGAATGGTGGCCTACAGTTCGGTGGGTCACATGAGTTACGTTCTCCTAGCGGCAGCCGCCCATACCCACCTCAGCATGGTGGGGGCGATCGCCCAAATGATTAGCCACGGCCTGATCTTGGCACTCCTGTTCTATCTGGTGGGTGTGATTGAAACGAAAGTCGGCACCCGTGAACTGGATGTGCTCAATGGCTTGCTCAATCCCCTGCGGGGGTTACCGACCACCAGTGCGCTCTTAATTTTAGGGGGGATGGCCAGCGCGGGTATTCCAGGACTCATGGGGTTTGTGGCGGAATTTTTAATCTTCCAAGGCAGCTACAGGATTTTCCCCCTGCCAACCCTGATTGCCGTGGTGGGCACTGGCCTCACAGCTGTTTATTTCGTGATTATGATTAACCGCACCTGCTTTGGTCGCCTGGACAATGCCACTGCCTACTACCCGCGCGTGCTTTGGTGGGAGACAATGCCAGCCCTGGTCCTGACCCTGTTGATTCTGTTTTTGGGGGTTCAACCCACCTGGCTGGTGCGCTGGAGTGAAACCACTAGTGCTCAGATCGTTGCCGCCATCCCCGAGGCCACTGAAATTGTTGCCAGTTTAGCCAATAGTTAG
- a CDS encoding NAD(P)H-quinone oxidoreductase subunit F has product MLQSFADTVWLIPFYSLLGMVLSLIWSPGITRKTGPRPAGYLNILLTFFSFVHALLATVAIANQPPRYLHWTWLDVAGLHFDIPVEISILTTTALMLITGLNLMAQVFAVGYMEMDWGWARFFALLALFEGGMGALVLLDSLFFSYVVLEILTLATYLLIGLWFNQPLVVTGARDAFLTKRVGDLVLLMGVLAIYPLAGSWNYDDLAAWAATAQVNPTLITLICLALIAGPMGKCAQFPLHLWLDEAMEGPIPASILRNAVVVATGAWVLVKLTPVLSLSPLALTALLVIGSVTALGGSLIAIAQVDIKRALSYLVSAYMGWVFIAVGLREPGLALVFILAYGLAMALLMMSIGGIIWNSITQDLRLLGGLWSRRPISGISFLVGSAGLLAVPPLGSFFPQAELLDTAFAQVPWVGGVLLLMNAFAAFSLGRTFCLIWGGEVKPMTARSPEVFWPMILPMTVDLGLVLHLPILMGRFDWVIWTQPTLATATALTVTALVGWGAAAWVYLGNAIPKPVQFPLPSVQELLAYDFYTPKLYRATVVGVVDIISRITAWFDRTFVDGTGNTFGLVTLLGGDRLKYSTTGQSQAYILTILVGVAILVIAICWPLLA; this is encoded by the coding sequence ATGTTGCAATCATTTGCGGACACAGTATGGCTCATTCCCTTTTACTCGCTGCTAGGAATGGTGCTGTCATTGATTTGGTCACCAGGAATTACCCGCAAAACAGGCCCGCGTCCGGCCGGCTATTTAAACATCTTGCTCACGTTTTTCTCCTTTGTGCATGCCCTGCTGGCAACGGTGGCGATCGCCAACCAACCGCCGCGGTATTTGCATTGGACGTGGTTGGATGTGGCGGGTCTGCACTTTGACATTCCCGTTGAAATTTCGATTTTGACGACTACCGCCCTGATGCTGATCACCGGCTTAAACCTGATGGCCCAGGTTTTTGCAGTGGGCTACATGGAGATGGATTGGGGCTGGGCCCGCTTTTTTGCGCTGCTTGCTCTTTTTGAAGGGGGCATGGGGGCGCTGGTACTCCTCGATTCTCTCTTTTTCAGCTATGTGGTTTTGGAAATTCTGACCCTTGCCACTTACTTGCTGATTGGACTGTGGTTTAACCAGCCCTTGGTGGTCACCGGTGCCCGCGATGCCTTTTTAACGAAACGCGTAGGGGATTTGGTGCTACTGATGGGGGTGTTGGCCATTTATCCCCTCGCTGGTTCTTGGAACTACGACGATTTAGCGGCTTGGGCAGCAACGGCTCAAGTGAACCCCACCCTCATTACCCTGATTTGCTTGGCGCTGATTGCAGGGCCAATGGGCAAATGTGCCCAATTTCCGCTGCACCTCTGGTTAGACGAAGCCATGGAAGGACCAATTCCGGCCTCCATTCTGCGGAATGCAGTGGTTGTGGCCACAGGGGCATGGGTGCTGGTGAAACTGACGCCAGTGCTCAGCCTTTCGCCTCTAGCACTCACCGCCCTATTGGTTATTGGTAGTGTCACGGCTTTGGGAGGCAGCCTCATTGCTATTGCCCAAGTGGACATTAAACGTGCCCTCTCCTATTTGGTGAGTGCTTATATGGGGTGGGTGTTTATTGCCGTCGGTCTTAGGGAGCCAGGCTTGGCTCTTGTCTTTATCCTCGCCTATGGTCTGGCTATGGCACTGCTGATGATGAGTATTGGCGGCATCATTTGGAATAGCATTACCCAAGATTTGCGCCTCCTGGGCGGGCTGTGGTCACGGCGCCCCATTTCTGGGATTTCATTTCTGGTGGGTTCCGCAGGGCTGCTGGCGGTTCCTCCTTTGGGCAGTTTTTTTCCCCAGGCAGAATTGCTGGATACGGCCTTTGCCCAAGTGCCCTGGGTGGGGGGGGTGCTCCTGTTGATGAATGCTTTTGCTGCCTTTAGCCTCGGTCGCACGTTCTGTTTGATTTGGGGTGGTGAAGTCAAGCCCATGACGGCGCGATCGCCCGAGGTCTTTTGGCCGATGATTTTACCGATGACCGTTGACCTGGGGCTGGTGCTACACTTGCCCATTCTCATGGGGCGCTTTGATTGGGTGATTTGGACCCAGCCTACGCTGGCCACCGCCACTGCACTGACTGTAACGGCTCTTGTGGGTTGGGGAGCAGCTGCATGGGTCTATCTCGGCAACGCAATTCCCAAACCCGTGCAGTTTCCCCTACCGTCGGTACAGGAGCTGCTGGCCTACGATTTCTATACGCCGAAGCTCTACAGGGCAACGGTGGTGGGAGTGGTGGATATCATTTCCCGCATTACCGCTTGGTTCGATCGCACGTTTGTGGATGGCACGGGCAATACCTTTGGCCTGGTGACCCTCTTGGGGGGCGATCGCCTGAAGTACAGCACCACCGGTCAATCCCAAGCCTATATCCTCACTATCTTGGTGGGGGTTGCCATTCTTGTCATTGCCATTTGTTGGCCCCTGCTGGCTTAG
- a CDS encoding HlyD family secretion protein, with translation MTEVKNQVVPAQQLKLRRSLLANLLVFAAGCGILAFAGLFLYRHLTTVRSRDAVINGVIVNVRAPEEGTLVKLQAQVGDFVEPTAAPLALIENDYVSQGNLKEVEKWLQRRRGELAAAQAKLAELQKLLASAQRDERNQHRLEVEQTNRQVAAAQAELAAAKAKLADAKARYQLAQINYQRFSQLARQGAVPQAQADAALTELQQSQAQVTARQRDVEAAARTVEALKADARAAALGLTLRNTRSNYDPRLRLQELQIQIGEQQAIVRGIQREIAAQQGQVAQAQREVAQRKVVKVTAPIAGYVWRVDARLGMFLGKGDQILQLLDCGRRWIDVFVDEQSLGLIHPGTRAKIQLYGSQGKILWGKVANIRSGLGRLNPGDDQVIPIPENYPRQSQVRVELDSDKDWGEDNFCYVGYTARVTFQIRP, from the coding sequence TTGACGGAGGTTAAAAATCAGGTTGTACCGGCTCAGCAACTCAAGCTACGGCGATCGCTCCTTGCTAATCTGTTAGTTTTCGCAGCCGGGTGTGGCATCCTTGCCTTTGCAGGCCTGTTTCTCTACCGCCATTTAACAACGGTGCGTAGTCGTGATGCAGTTATTAATGGCGTGATTGTGAATGTGCGTGCTCCAGAAGAAGGAACACTGGTGAAACTCCAGGCGCAGGTAGGGGACTTTGTCGAACCCACGGCTGCACCCTTAGCCCTCATAGAAAATGACTATGTCAGTCAAGGCAACCTCAAGGAGGTTGAAAAATGGCTACAGCGGCGACGGGGAGAATTAGCAGCTGCTCAGGCAAAGTTGGCTGAATTGCAAAAACTCCTTGCCTCTGCCCAAAGGGATGAACGTAATCAGCACAGACTAGAGGTAGAGCAAACCAATCGCCAAGTGGCTGCTGCTCAAGCAGAACTCGCGGCGGCTAAGGCCAAGCTTGCGGATGCTAAGGCACGCTATCAACTGGCACAAATTAACTACCAGCGCTTTAGCCAGTTAGCACGGCAGGGAGCGGTACCCCAAGCCCAAGCGGATGCCGCTCTAACGGAGTTGCAGCAAAGCCAAGCCCAAGTGACTGCTCGTCAACGGGATGTGGAAGCTGCGGCTCGCACCGTTGAGGCTCTGAAGGCCGATGCCCGTGCTGCTGCATTGGGGCTGACACTGCGCAACACTCGCAGTAACTATGACCCCCGCTTACGACTGCAAGAGTTACAAATTCAGATTGGCGAACAGCAGGCGATCGTCCGAGGGATTCAACGGGAAATCGCTGCCCAACAAGGACAGGTGGCCCAAGCCCAGCGGGAGGTTGCTCAGCGCAAAGTGGTGAAGGTGACTGCTCCCATTGCCGGTTATGTCTGGCGGGTGGATGCGCGGCTGGGGATGTTTCTCGGTAAAGGGGATCAAATTTTGCAGCTGTTGGATTGTGGCCGCCGTTGGATTGATGTCTTTGTGGATGAACAATCGCTGGGGCTGATTCATCCGGGCACGCGGGCAAAAATTCAACTCTATGGCAGTCAAGGGAAAATCCTTTGGGGTAAAGTCGCTAACATTCGCTCTGGCTTGGGTCGCCTCAACCCCGGCGATGATCAGGTCATTCCAATTCCCGAAAACTATCCGCGTCAAAGTCAGGTGCGTGTGGAGCTAGATTCTGACAAAGATTGGGGTGAGGATAACTTTTGCTACGTGGGTTACACAGCACGGGTAACCTTTCAAATTAGACCCTAG